The following proteins come from a genomic window of Magnetococcales bacterium:
- a CDS encoding OmpA family protein, with product MNHIVSGCLMILWMVVTVPALAEDICAPKQNASNPTRDLPPQPKEICAGLPTGGTINGIVCPPDRDVDGVADDRDRCPNTPKWVAVDALGCPLDEDQDRVPDYLDRCPGTPPGVKVDAKGCWILKLSIPFEAGKSELKPTPHTQLDRVACLLRQGSAKMEIQGHTDHLASESVYPGLDKRRAQAVANYLIYRGVKPESLIVLGFGATKPAVNPKNAAAQTKNNRVELHPR from the coding sequence GTGAATCACATCGTTTCCGGTTGTTTGATGATCCTGTGGATGGTTGTCACGGTTCCGGCGCTGGCGGAAGACATTTGCGCGCCGAAACAAAACGCATCGAATCCCACCCGGGATCTCCCCCCCCAGCCCAAGGAGATCTGCGCCGGTCTGCCCACCGGGGGAACCATCAACGGCATCGTCTGCCCGCCGGATCGGGATGTGGATGGGGTGGCGGATGATCGGGATCGCTGTCCCAACACCCCCAAATGGGTGGCGGTGGATGCCCTGGGATGTCCGCTGGACGAGGATCAAGACCGGGTGCCGGACTACCTGGACCGCTGTCCGGGCACACCCCCGGGGGTGAAGGTGGATGCCAAAGGGTGCTGGATTCTGAAACTCTCCATTCCCTTCGAGGCCGGCAAATCGGAACTCAAACCCACCCCCCATACCCAACTGGATCGGGTGGCCTGTCTGCTGCGTCAGGGATCCGCGAAAATGGAGATTCAGGGCCATACGGACCATCTGGCCAGCGAGTCGGTCTATCCGGGATTGGACAAACGCCGAGCCCAGGCGGTGGCGAATTATCTGATCTATCGGGGCGTGAAGCCCGAATCCCTGATCGTGCTGGGTTTCGGCGCCACCAAACCGGCGGTCAACCCCAAGAACGCGGCGGCTCAGACCAAAAACAACCGGGTGGAACTCCATCCCCGCTGA
- a CDS encoding site-2 protease family protein, with protein MNEILQSIIIWAPGILFAITLHEWAHGRMATHFGDPTPKLMGRLTLNPIPHIDLAWTIVIPGVMLLASLLTTGSPFVFGGAKPVPIDPRYFIRKGQSFRVSMFWVSAAGPLMNLFLALLCALAFRAVTLLPSYFMVPMANMLVAAIQMNVLLAVFNLLPIPPLDGGRMAGALLPHPWDGYLAGVERFGMPIVLVLAFSGMMNHLLIPAMNLLNQFYLQVAGLA; from the coding sequence GTGAACGAAATCCTGCAAAGCATCATCATCTGGGCGCCGGGCATTCTGTTTGCCATCACCCTGCACGAATGGGCACACGGGCGCATGGCCACCCATTTTGGTGACCCCACGCCCAAACTCATGGGACGCCTGACCCTCAATCCCATTCCCCATATCGATCTGGCCTGGACCATCGTCATTCCCGGCGTGATGCTGCTGGCCTCGCTGCTCACCACCGGCAGTCCGTTCGTCTTCGGCGGGGCCAAGCCGGTGCCCATCGATCCCCGCTATTTCATCCGCAAGGGCCAGTCGTTCCGGGTGAGCATGTTCTGGGTTTCCGCCGCCGGACCGCTGATGAACCTGTTTCTGGCTTTGCTGTGCGCTCTGGCCTTTCGGGCCGTGACCTTGCTGCCGAGCTATTTCATGGTGCCGATGGCCAACATGCTGGTGGCGGCCATTCAGATGAATGTCTTGCTGGCGGTCTTCAATCTGCTGCCCATTCCACCTTTGGACGGCGGACGCATGGCCGGCGCCCTGCTGCCCCATCCCTGGGACGGCTATCTGGCGGGTGTGGAACGGTTCGGCATGCCGATCGTGCTGGTGCTGGCCTTTTCGGGTATGATGAACCACCTCCTGATCCCGGCCATGAATCTCTTGAATCAATTCTATCTTCAGGTGGCGGGACTCGCCTGA
- a CDS encoding ABC transporter ATP-binding protein, which translates to MNNPAPLLEAKGLRKYFGPDSQRVEVLKGVEFTLFRGEMAALLGVSGSGKSTLLQIMGGLDRPSEGTVCVDGEDLFALSANRAAEFRNRRIGFVYQSHRLLPEFSALENVMMPLLIARTPRKQAAAQAAVLLEEVGLAHRIDHRPGQLSGGEQQRVAIARALVTDPGLLLADEPTGNLDRKTALEVFRILRALNTKRGLACLMVTHNPELAVDLDRRLHLVEGVLTEEPHGGESLA; encoded by the coding sequence ATGAATAATCCCGCGCCACTGCTGGAAGCCAAGGGCCTCCGCAAATATTTCGGCCCCGACTCCCAACGGGTCGAGGTGCTCAAGGGGGTGGAGTTCACCTTGTTTCGTGGCGAGATGGCCGCGCTGCTGGGGGTCTCCGGATCGGGCAAAAGCACCTTGTTGCAGATCATGGGCGGACTGGACCGGCCCAGCGAAGGAACGGTCTGCGTGGATGGGGAGGATCTGTTCGCGTTGTCGGCCAACCGGGCCGCCGAGTTTCGCAACCGGCGCATTGGCTTTGTCTATCAATCCCACCGGTTGCTGCCCGAGTTTTCCGCCTTGGAAAACGTCATGATGCCCCTGCTGATCGCCCGCACCCCCCGCAAACAGGCGGCGGCGCAAGCGGCGGTATTGCTGGAGGAGGTGGGATTGGCCCACCGGATCGACCATCGCCCCGGACAACTCTCCGGTGGCGAACAGCAGCGGGTGGCCATCGCCCGCGCTTTGGTGACGGATCCGGGACTGCTGCTGGCCGATGAACCCACCGGCAATCTGGACCGCAAGACCGCGTTGGAGGTGTTCCGCATTCTGCGCGCCTTGAATACCAAACGGGGGCTGGCCTGCCTGATGGTGACCCACAACCCGGAGTTGGCCGTGGACCTGGATCGACGTCTGCATCTGGTGGAAGGGGTGCTGACCGAAGAGCCTCACGGGGGAGAGTCCCTGGCGTGA
- the lysS gene encoding lysine--tRNA ligase, producing MFGFSGVGIQSMSKDDNPLVEARKAKLTALIEAGVNPYPNDFKPADSLGRIREQHGDLTDSEALSAVQVRCAGRIMLLRNFGKLTFATLTDDSGKLQIAVQRDEVGEVLYREVFRKIEVGDFLGVEGGLFRTQTGELTVRVNRFQLLSKAVRPLPEKWHGLEDVEARYRQRYVDLIVNPEVRAVFRVRSRLIHLIRGFMEARGFLEVETPMMHPIPGGAVARPFVTHHNALDRNLYLRIAPELYLKRLIVGGFEKVFEINRNFRNEGLSIRHNPEFTMMEFYQAYADYRELMELTETLITGLVQEIHGTLVIEHQGRTIDFTPPWPRLTPAETLVQHAGADPERITDPEYLEELAQKHHVKSNPAWDVGKRQLELFEALVESQLIRPTFVVDYPVSVSPLSRRSDHNPDIAERFELFIGGWEIANAFSELNDPADQAERFRAQVAAKERGDLEAMHFDADYIQALEYGMPPTAGEGIGIDRLTMLLTNSAAIRDVILFPVLRS from the coding sequence ATGTTCGGTTTTTCAGGAGTGGGAATACAAAGCATGTCCAAGGACGACAATCCCCTGGTCGAAGCGCGCAAGGCCAAGCTGACGGCGCTGATCGAAGCGGGGGTCAACCCCTATCCCAATGATTTCAAACCCGCCGACTCTCTGGGTCGCATCCGGGAGCAACACGGCGATCTCACCGACTCCGAAGCCTTGTCCGCCGTCCAGGTACGCTGCGCGGGACGGATCATGCTGCTGCGCAACTTCGGAAAACTCACCTTCGCCACCCTCACCGACGACAGCGGCAAGCTGCAAATCGCGGTGCAGCGCGACGAGGTGGGGGAAGTACTCTATCGGGAGGTGTTCCGCAAAATCGAGGTGGGGGATTTCCTGGGGGTGGAGGGGGGACTGTTTCGCACCCAGACCGGTGAACTGACCGTGCGGGTGAACCGTTTTCAACTGCTCTCCAAGGCGGTGCGTCCCCTCCCGGAGAAATGGCACGGCCTGGAAGACGTGGAAGCCCGCTATCGGCAACGCTATGTGGATCTGATCGTCAACCCGGAGGTGCGGGCGGTGTTCCGGGTGCGTTCCCGGTTGATTCATCTGATCCGGGGTTTCATGGAAGCCCGGGGATTCCTGGAAGTGGAAACCCCGATGATGCATCCGATTCCGGGCGGTGCGGTGGCCCGGCCTTTCGTGACCCATCACAACGCCTTGGACCGGAATCTTTATCTGCGCATCGCCCCGGAACTGTATCTGAAACGGTTGATCGTGGGCGGTTTCGAGAAGGTGTTCGAGATCAATCGCAACTTCCGCAACGAAGGGCTGTCGATCCGCCACAATCCCGAATTCACCATGATGGAGTTCTATCAGGCCTACGCCGACTATCGGGAGTTGATGGAGTTGACCGAAACCCTCATCACCGGTCTGGTGCAAGAGATTCACGGCACCCTGGTGATCGAGCATCAGGGCCGCACCATCGATTTCACCCCTCCCTGGCCCCGCCTGACCCCCGCCGAAACCCTGGTGCAACACGCCGGAGCCGATCCGGAGCGCATCACCGATCCGGAATACCTGGAAGAACTGGCCCAAAAACACCACGTCAAGTCCAATCCGGCGTGGGATGTGGGCAAACGGCAACTGGAGCTGTTCGAGGCTTTGGTGGAGTCCCAACTGATCCGGCCCACGTTTGTGGTGGATTATCCGGTTTCGGTGTCGCCTCTGTCGCGGCGCTCGGACCACAATCCCGACATCGCGGAACGCTTTGAACTCTTCATCGGCGGCTGGGAGATCGCCAACGCCTTCTCCGAGTTGAACGATCCGGCGGATCAGGCGGAACGGTTCCGCGCCCAGGTGGCGGCCAAGGAACGCGGTGACCTGGAGGCCATGCACTTCGACGCCGATTATATCCAGGCCTTGGAATACGGCATGCCCCCCACCGCCGGAGAAGGGATCGGCATCGACCGGTTGACCATGCTGCTGACCAATTCGGCGGCCATTCGTGATGTGATACTGTTTCCGGTATTGCGCTCATAG
- a CDS encoding outer membrane protein transport protein, translating to MKVWWMGAGSLLAALSIVAPAQASNGYYAYGFGTISKGMGGAGVAMPTDTMGTAVNPALMAHVGHRVDLGVSWFKPDRGFTADTPSATPPGVPFIPTGTFEKTDDFFLIPHIGWNRPLDSTSTIGLSIGGNGGMNTEYDLAVFGNFAPPGMTTAPTSIDMAQLFVGLNYAKKLNQEHTIGIAPILAGQRIKVEGLQPFMGLSATPNAVTNNGYDYSYGGGLKVGWYWQPSDQLAIGSSYQSRLYMTRFDHYAGLFAEQGDFDIPPTFQIGLAYKPTPAWTALLDMQKLFFSDIRSVGNSNNLLLTPGSISLGTDNGLGFGWRDMTIYKTGVQWKANDDWTLRSGFSLANQVVPGQQALFNILAPATVTKHVTLGVSRTISANSSIDLSASHALDQRVYGSNPNTPFQTGSLDMKQLEMEVNWSYRF from the coding sequence ATGAAAGTATGGTGGATGGGTGCAGGCTCCCTGCTGGCCGCATTGAGTATCGTGGCACCGGCGCAAGCCAGTAATGGCTATTATGCTTACGGGTTCGGAACCATCAGCAAAGGGATGGGTGGGGCCGGCGTGGCCATGCCCACCGACACCATGGGAACCGCCGTCAATCCGGCGTTGATGGCGCATGTGGGCCATCGGGTGGATCTTGGGGTCTCCTGGTTCAAACCGGATCGGGGTTTCACCGCCGACACCCCGTCCGCCACTCCTCCCGGGGTTCCCTTCATTCCCACCGGCACATTTGAAAAGACGGATGATTTTTTCTTGATTCCCCATATCGGCTGGAATCGGCCCCTGGATTCCACCAGCACCATCGGCTTGAGCATCGGCGGCAACGGGGGCATGAACACCGAATACGATCTGGCGGTTTTCGGCAACTTCGCACCTCCGGGCATGACCACCGCGCCAACCAGCATCGACATGGCGCAACTGTTTGTGGGCCTCAACTACGCCAAGAAACTCAACCAGGAACACACCATCGGCATTGCGCCCATTCTGGCCGGACAACGCATCAAGGTCGAAGGGTTGCAGCCTTTCATGGGATTGTCCGCCACGCCGAATGCCGTGACCAACAATGGCTATGATTATTCGTATGGCGGAGGGCTGAAAGTGGGCTGGTATTGGCAGCCGAGCGATCAACTGGCCATCGGCTCTTCGTATCAGAGCCGCCTGTACATGACCCGATTCGATCACTATGCCGGATTGTTCGCCGAACAAGGAGATTTCGATATTCCCCCGACGTTCCAGATCGGCTTGGCCTACAAACCCACTCCCGCCTGGACCGCCCTGCTGGATATGCAGAAACTGTTCTTCAGCGACATCCGTTCCGTCGGCAACTCCAATAATTTGTTGTTGACTCCCGGCAGCATCTCTTTGGGAACCGACAATGGCCTGGGCTTCGGCTGGCGGGACATGACCATCTACAAAACCGGCGTGCAGTGGAAGGCGAATGACGATTGGACCCTACGTTCCGGATTCAGTCTGGCCAATCAGGTGGTGCCGGGCCAACAGGCACTCTTCAACATTCTGGCCCCCGCCACCGTGACCAAACATGTGACCCTTGGAGTCAGCCGCACCATTTCCGCCAACAGCAGCATCGATCTGTCCGCCAGTCACGCCCTGGATCAGCGTGTCTACGGCTCCAATCCCAACACCCCCTTTCAGACTGGATCGCTGGACATGAAACAGTTAGAAATGGAAGTCAACTGGAGTTATCGTTTCTGA
- a CDS encoding rRNA pseudouridine synthase translates to MSAMRLQKWLAEAGLCSRREGERWIEAGRVSVNGVIVTQQGVQVGPDAVVAVDGQPVEFKKSTLRVVVALNKPVGVICSRHDPEGRPSVYPLVEGSGARLVSVGRLDYNSEGLLLFTSDGDLANRLSHPRNEVPRIYRVRVHGRVGDTLLAKLRAGVMLDDGPTGPLEVVLERVVGANSWLNITLKEGRNRIIRRIFATVDMDVARLIRISYGGIELGETPSGAWRYLARSEVARLMNWVLVR, encoded by the coding sequence ATGAGCGCCATGCGTCTACAAAAATGGCTGGCCGAAGCGGGATTGTGTTCCCGCCGCGAAGGGGAACGCTGGATCGAAGCCGGTCGGGTGAGCGTGAACGGCGTGATCGTCACCCAACAAGGGGTGCAGGTGGGCCCGGACGCGGTGGTGGCGGTGGATGGCCAACCCGTGGAGTTCAAGAAAAGCACGTTGCGGGTGGTGGTGGCCCTCAACAAGCCGGTCGGGGTGATCTGTTCCCGCCACGATCCGGAAGGTCGGCCTTCGGTCTACCCCCTGGTGGAAGGCTCGGGGGCGCGACTGGTGAGCGTGGGACGGCTGGACTACAACTCCGAAGGGTTGCTGTTGTTCACCTCCGACGGGGATCTGGCCAATCGTCTCAGCCATCCCCGCAACGAGGTGCCGCGGATTTACCGGGTACGGGTGCATGGCCGGGTGGGTGACACCCTGCTGGCGAAATTGCGGGCCGGGGTGATGCTGGACGACGGCCCCACCGGACCTTTGGAAGTGGTGCTGGAACGGGTGGTGGGGGCCAACAGTTGGTTGAACATCACCTTGAAAGAGGGACGCAACCGCATCATCCGCCGCATTTTCGCCACCGTGGATATGGATGTGGCCCGGCTGATCCGGATCTCCTACGGCGGCATCGAACTGGGAGAGACCCCCTCGGGAGCTTGGCGCTATTTGGCACGCAGCGAAGTGGCGCGATTGATGAACTGGGTTTTGGTTCGATAA
- a CDS encoding lipoprotein-releasing ABC transporter permease subunit, with the protein MLWGERYEWIIGLRYLRAKRSEFFISVITFLSMGGVALGVAALITVLAVMTGFREELQRQILGVTSYVTVRSVSGNLENYAKVMDQTAKVPGVTAVAPYIAIQAMVSVQARSAGVMLRGIDPELEPKVSSLATNIKQGKLAGMPEFGIILGKRLAQHLYVELDDTVTVMVAVGSVTAVGTLPRMKRFKVVGIFDSGMYEYDNALAYIRLEDAQRLLRMEETVTGVEVMTVTPETALTVGKDLRQRLGKGFWVQDWMEMNRNFFRALQMEKAVMFVILLLVVLVAAFNIISSLIMVVMEKGREIAILKTMGARSGGIMAIFIINGGVIGVVGTSLGTGLGLLLSLNLERALRAIEKIFGIQLISGEVYFIDHVPAKVLTSDVLWITGMSLVITLMATLYPAWRAARVDPVEALRYE; encoded by the coding sequence ATGTTGTGGGGTGAGCGATACGAATGGATCATCGGCTTGCGGTATCTGCGGGCCAAGCGTTCCGAATTTTTCATCAGCGTGATCACTTTCTTGTCCATGGGGGGCGTGGCCCTGGGAGTGGCGGCGCTGATCACCGTGTTGGCGGTCATGACCGGTTTCCGCGAGGAGTTGCAACGCCAGATCCTCGGGGTGACCAGTTATGTGACGGTGCGTTCCGTCTCCGGCAACCTGGAAAACTATGCCAAGGTGATGGACCAGACCGCCAAGGTGCCCGGAGTCACGGCGGTGGCTCCCTACATCGCCATTCAGGCCATGGTGTCGGTGCAGGCCCGTTCCGCCGGGGTGATGCTCCGGGGAATCGATCCGGAGTTGGAACCCAAGGTCTCCTCCCTGGCCACCAACATCAAACAAGGCAAGCTGGCGGGCATGCCGGAGTTCGGCATCATCCTGGGCAAACGATTGGCCCAGCATCTGTATGTGGAGCTTGACGACACCGTGACCGTGATGGTGGCCGTGGGTTCGGTGACCGCCGTGGGCACCCTGCCCCGCATGAAACGCTTCAAGGTGGTGGGCATCTTCGACTCCGGCATGTACGAATACGACAACGCCCTGGCCTACATCCGGCTCGAAGACGCCCAACGGCTGCTGCGCATGGAAGAGACCGTCACCGGGGTCGAGGTGATGACCGTCACCCCCGAAACCGCCCTGACCGTGGGCAAGGATCTGCGGCAACGTCTGGGCAAGGGATTCTGGGTGCAAGACTGGATGGAGATGAATCGCAACTTCTTCCGCGCGCTGCAAATGGAAAAAGCGGTCATGTTCGTGATTCTGCTGCTGGTGGTGCTGGTGGCGGCGTTCAACATCATCTCCAGCCTGATCATGGTGGTGATGGAGAAAGGACGGGAGATTGCCATTCTCAAAACCATGGGCGCCCGCTCCGGGGGGATCATGGCCATTTTCATCATCAACGGCGGGGTGATCGGGGTGGTGGGAACCTCGCTGGGCACCGGACTGGGGCTGCTGCTCTCCTTGAACCTGGAACGGGCCTTGCGCGCCATCGAAAAGATCTTCGGCATTCAACTGATCTCCGGGGAGGTCTATTTCATCGATCATGTCCCGGCCAAGGTGTTGACCTCCGACGTGTTGTGGATCACGGGCATGAGTCTGGTGATCACCCTGATGGCCACCCTCTATCCGGCCTGGCGGGCGGCGCGGGTCGATCCGGTGGAGGCGTTGCGCTATGAATAA
- a CDS encoding DUF3365 domain-containing protein — MKRTWIAATLLIAPLAVPLAVADEAALLDEARKVAMTLPPKLLATLQEEIGKSGFAGSIPVCKEMAPKVAGEVSKQTGWKIKRVSLKTRNESRAIPDEWEKAALVEFDQRAAAGESPAKLEKGAQIGSEYRYVKALPVQAVCLGCHGQPDQLTPEVKAALSQHYPNDKATGYSEGQIRGAISVRKALP, encoded by the coding sequence ATGAAAAGAACCTGGATTGCCGCCACGCTGTTGATCGCCCCGTTGGCCGTTCCCCTGGCCGTAGCCGACGAGGCCGCGCTGCTGGATGAGGCCCGCAAGGTGGCCATGACCTTGCCACCCAAGCTGCTGGCCACCTTGCAAGAAGAGATCGGCAAATCCGGGTTTGCCGGGTCGATTCCGGTTTGCAAAGAGATGGCGCCCAAAGTCGCGGGGGAGGTCTCCAAACAGACCGGCTGGAAAATCAAACGGGTGAGCCTGAAAACCCGCAACGAATCCCGTGCGATTCCGGACGAGTGGGAAAAAGCGGCTCTGGTGGAGTTCGACCAACGCGCCGCCGCCGGAGAATCCCCGGCCAAGCTGGAAAAAGGGGCGCAGATCGGCTCGGAGTACCGCTACGTCAAGGCCCTTCCGGTGCAGGCGGTGTGCCTGGGATGTCACGGTCAGCCCGATCAACTCACGCCCGAAGTCAAAGCGGCCTTGAGCCAGCACTATCCCAACGACAAGGCCACCGGCTACTCCGAAGGACAAATCCGGGGTGCCATCAGTGTCCGCAAGGCGCTGCCATAG
- a CDS encoding endonuclease — MVKEKHPGAVRRLFDTLLHAYGPRHWWPARTVPEMMVGAMLVQNTTWTGASQAVARLEEAGLLDSWSKLLQTPDETLGALIRPAGYFRVKTRRLKALAGFMAGFDHDHTRLFQQETPPLRAALLGVHGVGKETADSILCYAAQRPIFVVDAYTRRIFSRLGWCDDQAGYDDLQRLVMSALPPDPHILGEMHALLVEHAKTYCRAQPRCAGCPVGPCLTIGLHNTPATSEETHTMRPCSTTHPTRQRNLA; from the coding sequence ATGGTAAAAGAAAAGCATCCCGGCGCGGTGCGAAGATTGTTCGACACCCTGCTGCACGCCTACGGTCCCCGCCACTGGTGGCCGGCGCGTACCGTGCCGGAGATGATGGTGGGAGCGATGCTGGTGCAAAACACCACCTGGACCGGCGCGTCTCAGGCGGTGGCGCGGCTGGAAGAGGCGGGACTGCTGGACTCCTGGTCCAAACTGCTGCAAACCCCGGATGAAACCCTCGGGGCGTTGATCCGTCCGGCGGGTTATTTCCGGGTCAAGACCCGGCGGCTCAAGGCGCTGGCCGGGTTCATGGCCGGATTCGACCACGATCACACCCGCCTGTTCCAACAGGAGACCCCCCCGTTGCGGGCCGCCTTGCTGGGGGTGCATGGCGTGGGCAAGGAGACCGCCGACTCGATTCTGTGTTACGCGGCCCAACGCCCGATCTTCGTGGTGGACGCCTACACCCGCCGCATTTTCAGCCGTCTGGGCTGGTGTGACGACCAGGCGGGATACGACGACCTGCAACGACTCGTCATGTCCGCCCTGCCCCCGGATCCCCACATCCTGGGAGAGATGCACGCCCTGCTGGTGGAACACGCCAAAACCTACTGCCGCGCCCAACCCCGGTGCGCGGGGTGCCCGGTGGGTCCATGCCTCACTATCGGCCTCCACAACACCCCTGCAACCAGCGAAGAGACACACACGATGCGCCCCTGCTCCACCACCCACCCAACCCGTCAAAGGAATCTCGCATGA
- the trpS gene encoding tryptophan--tRNA ligase — MNQPIVFSGAQPTGQLTLGNYLGALRQWTAMQHDHTCIFCVVDLHALTVRQDPAAFRERILDLAALYLACGIDPGRSVIFIQSHVPAHAELAWLLSTFTMMGELDRMTQFKDKARSHAHNVNAGLFTYPVLMAADILLYGTHKVPVGEDQKQHLELSRDVAVRFNGLHGPIFVVPEPLVTGGGAARIKDLQDPLKKMSKSAEADLAKVMILDEPDAILKKFKKAVTDGLGSIRNDEANQPGVVNLLNIWRAARGASMEEALTHFSHNQYGRLKVETAEAVIDLLDPVRQRFAELRSDPAELEGVLTRGAEQAMERAETTMKRVLSALGLPLNPRRFGPTQGRS, encoded by the coding sequence ATGAATCAACCGATTGTCTTCAGCGGCGCCCAACCCACCGGTCAGTTGACCCTGGGCAACTATCTGGGCGCATTGCGGCAGTGGACCGCCATGCAACACGACCACACCTGCATCTTTTGCGTGGTGGATCTGCACGCCCTGACCGTGCGCCAGGATCCCGCCGCCTTCCGGGAACGGATCCTGGATCTGGCGGCTCTCTATCTGGCCTGCGGCATCGATCCGGGAAGAAGCGTGATCTTCATTCAAAGCCATGTCCCGGCCCATGCGGAGTTGGCTTGGCTGCTGTCCACCTTCACGATGATGGGCGAGTTGGACCGCATGACCCAGTTCAAGGACAAGGCCCGCAGCCATGCCCACAACGTCAACGCGGGACTGTTCACCTATCCGGTGTTGATGGCCGCCGACATCCTGCTGTATGGCACCCACAAGGTGCCGGTGGGCGAAGACCAAAAACAACACCTGGAGCTGTCCCGGGATGTGGCGGTGCGTTTCAACGGATTGCACGGTCCGATTTTCGTGGTGCCGGAACCCCTGGTCACCGGAGGCGGAGCGGCGCGCATCAAGGATCTGCAAGATCCCCTCAAGAAAATGTCCAAAAGCGCCGAAGCGGATCTGGCCAAGGTGATGATCCTGGACGAACCCGACGCCATCTTGAAAAAATTCAAAAAAGCGGTGACCGACGGACTGGGGAGCATCCGCAACGACGAGGCCAACCAACCCGGCGTGGTCAATCTGCTCAACATCTGGCGTGCGGCCCGTGGGGCTTCGATGGAGGAGGCGTTGACCCATTTTTCCCACAATCAATACGGTCGCCTGAAGGTCGAAACCGCCGAAGCGGTCATCGACTTGCTGGATCCGGTGCGCCAGCGTTTCGCGGAGCTGAGATCCGATCCGGCTGAACTCGAAGGGGTGTTGACCCGAGGCGCGGAGCAGGCCATGGAGCGGGCCGAAACCACGATGAAACGGGTGCTGTCCGCTTTGGGACTGCCCTTGAATCCACGCCGTTTCGGACCGACCCAGGGGCGCTCATGA